A single Lactuca sativa cultivar Salinas chromosome 8, Lsat_Salinas_v11, whole genome shotgun sequence DNA region contains:
- the LOC111893650 gene encoding malonyl-coenzyme A:anthocyanin 3-O-glucoside-6''-O-malonyltransferase, whose product MLTVLETCRISPPSATVGEKSLPLTFFDIIWLFHFPIHQLFFYNFPHSKPSFIQTVLPILKHSLSITLQHFFPFASNLIVFPNPTKPEIRHVDGDSVEFTVAESHLDFEDLVGNHPRACGNFYPLVPPLGHVTKASEFLSIPLFAVQITYFKNLGFSIGITNHHVLCDATTKFDFLKMWTSIAKHDTYNGSFPFYDRLLKYPESLDEIFMNQPGVEALNADYQILDLVGPSSKVRATFFLTKERISLMKKWVSIQLPTSGYISSFSVTCGYVWSCIAKSRVGFQERNDEDDQLERFVCLANFRSRMDPPLSETYFGNCVGSCVAITKSMMLSGSKGFLVAVESIGEAISKTVKKNDGGVKDAELWFELMFKTPAKIPAKIGVAGTPKLKIYDVDFGWGRPRKYETVSIDRNGSISVNAGKESPEDLEIGLSLPVKQMDAFLDIFNNDLQNFF is encoded by the coding sequence ATGTTGACTGTCCTTGAAACCTGCAGAATATCTCCGCCGTCGGCCACCGTCGGCGAGAAGTCACTACCCCTCACTTTCTTCGACATCATATGGCTGTTCCACTTTCCGATTCACCAACTTTTCTTTTACAATTTCCCACATTCTAAACCTTCTTTCATCCAAACAGTTCTTCCCATTCTCAAACACTCATTATCCATCACTCTTCAACATTTTTTCCCATTCGCAAGCAACTTAATCGTCTTTCCTAATCCAACAAAACCAGAAATCCGTCATGTTGATGGCGATTCTGTCGAGTTTACAGTCGCAGAATCTCATCTCGATTTCGAAGATCTTGTAGGAAACCACCCTCGAGCATGTGGCAACTTCTATCCTCTTGTTCCTCCATTAGGTCATGTCACTAAAGCATCCGAATTTCTCTCCATCCCTCTTTTCGCAGTTCAGATTACGTATTTCAAGAACTTGGGTTTCTCCATTGGGATCACAAATCACCATGTTCTTTGTGATGCAACCACCAAGTTCGATTTCCTAAAGATGTGGACCTCGATTGCTAAACATGATACATATAATGGATCTTTTCCGTTTTACGATCGACTTCTCAAATACCCAGAATCTTTAGACGAAATCTTCATGAACCAACCTGGTGTTGAAGCTTTGAATGCAGATTATCAAATTCTTGATCTTGTTGGCCCGAGTTCTAAAGTTCGAGCAACGTTTTTCTTGACGAAAGAGAGAATCAGTTTGATGAAGAAATGGGTATCCATTCAACTTCCAACATCTGGATACATATCGTCGTTTTCAGTAACATGTGGTTATGTATGGAGTTGTATAGCTAAATCTCGTGTTGGATTTCAAGAAAGAAACGATGAAGATGATCAGTTGGAAAGGTTTGTATGCTTAGCGAATTTCAGGAGTCGGATGGATCCACCACTCTCGGAAACCTATTTCGGAAACTGTGTAGGATCTTGTGTCGCGATTACAAAGAGCATGATGTTATCGGGAAGCAAAGGATTTCTTGTTGCTGTTGAATCCATTGGAGAGGCTATAAGTAAAACGGTGAAGAAGAATGATGGAGGGGTTAAAGACGCTGAATTATGGTTTGAACTGATGTTTAAGACTCCGGCGAAGATTCCGGCGAAGATTGGGGTGGCTGGAACTCCGAAGTTGAAGATTTACGATGTTGATTTTGGGTGGGGGAGGCCGAGAAAGTATGAGACTGTGTCGATAGATCGGAATGGTTCGATTTCAGTTAACGCCGGGAAAGAATCGCCTGAAGATCTTGAAATTGGGTTGTCACTTCCGGTGAAACAAATGGATGCTTTTCTTGATATCTTTAACAATGATCTACAGAATTTCTTTTGA